The nucleotide sequence gtgtcaaggaatggacctcattcttttgacatttgaataccatcatttaatCCCAgactaacaagaatttaatcttttgaatggaacattGGGAATGTCGGTCGAATATTGGAGTCATGCtgcttggcaagtttgaatttactaCATTCAAAGGTAaaacaattgttgtagttggaaggtacaaacctctaactacaacaattgtcttcctctgaatggggtaattcaaacttgttaaacggcaGGAATCCAGCATTTGATGAGCCTCTTGAatgctggtattcaagtgtcaaggaatgcacctcattcttttgacacttgaataccatcattcaagATGCTGATTGGATGTTGGAGTCTTGCTgcttaacaagtttgaatttgccccattcagtggtaagataattgttgcagttggaaggtatATTCCAGAATGTAATataatgcaatgtaatgtgataacatatatagttgaatatgcataatacattttgttttgaatggaagaataattatcttatttattcacttttcgaatttatttattcattacacaattttaattagttgaattcacgttagatttaattagtttttattcgaatacacaattattcaaaacacgactttaatcgaaattattccaaatgcgATTTTATTCTAAGTAGCATAATGCcaaacaaaatgtgcgcgacacgaaaataaaacataaacaaaatccaaaacaattagacATTAAAAaccattacattcattcttcctcgtcacacaagtTAATCGGGTTGCCCGCTACAGTCCCTGGggcaccttgttttggttgaggaacaaaatagcatgtcctccatCTCCTCCTCAACCTGGAgtgattgtacaccggcaccttcaaaccctttttttttttcggaaccatcaCAAACAATTTTGTGTCATGTCATAAGCgatttttatttgttcttctcatcaccctcAACGTTACCCCTAATTCTGAtttgagacatatctacattaaaaaaaaatggcgatcaaaacctaactaaacaacaatgccataaaatcgtaaaatcaaaaactaaacctaaacctaaactatcatcaaaacctacacctaaatctaaacaattctaacaattctacaacgattcatcaaaacctaaacctaacaattcaataaaagttctctaacaattctaaccaaaactatcctaacatatcataaaatcaataaaacctatataatcgaaatttaacaaaaaaaaaaaaaaaattcgatcccaaaacaacaatgcaatatgattcaaaaaaacttatttatttttgtgattgaaaCTGACTTGGAAGGACCTAAAAATACGTTCAAACCTCAAAATGAAGTGAAATCTAAAACACAGAAAGTAACTGTGACTGGTGAACTGTGAAAGACAAACCAAAGAGACCTATCTATCTAGTTCTAACTTCTAAGTACAAAGATAGATATGATAAACCCCTTCACTCAAAAACCCTCTTTCTCTTTCCGCACTCAAaaactctctctttctctctctaaaatcttCCATCTTCAATGGCTCTCTTCCATTCCTACACTCTTCCACATCACAAAATATCAACTCTTTCACCCTTTTCAACCTTCTCTTCAAAACCTCTCTCTGTTTCTCCCTCTTCTtctgctttttctttttcaacatatcaacatcCTTATCCTCTCACCATATCCACCGACTTCAACAATAGAAAGTTGCTTTGCAAACCACCTAAAGGACAACATATTAAAGAAGACTATCTTGTGGTATGTCATTTCTAATagctttgtttttttaatactaAATTTGGGTCtgtgttctttttttctcttgtgAATTCTatgttataaaaatttcaaattttgcagaaaaaattGTCAGCTGAAGAAATTCAAGAGCTGGTGAAGGGAGATAGAAATGTTCCTCTTATTATTGATTTCTACGCGACTTGGTGTGGTCCATGCATCTTAATGGCTCAAGAACTTGAAATGGTATGAGGTTTAATTGATGTTAGATTCCGAAAATGCTTAACCATTGCTCCTgtcatatgtttttttaagatgaccattttagtttttaatagtTTTCTAGATTGTTAAAAGGGTTAGTAATCATTCACCAAAAATTAGATTAAAGTATTCAACTCCTTAGAATATTTAGGCCCGGTTTGGATAAACAGATTAATTTAGCGCATATCGCATAAGCGTTTATCATATAATTGTTTATATGCTacttatcaaacaaaatatcatcataaaataaagtaaattgtttttatataagctgttttcattaGCTGTCCTAGAGAGCttgtgaaaataagctgaaaatggCTTTATGAACATGTCACTGTTTTCATAATCTCTCCCGAACAGTGTTACAAACAATTGCTTATCCCAGtcaataaactcaaataagccaGTTCAAACTTAAAGATTTTCCTAGAAGTAAAACAGACTAGTAGAGTTTAACTTGCCTAGAAGTAGATTCAATTTGAATTGATTATTGGCATAAACTAACAATTAATTGTAATAATTGAACTCCAATAGATGGTATAACTATAATGACATGctttatatttcatattttcatttgtgTTATATTTTAGATTTGTCGTGTGAAACTactaatttcattaaaattgtCCACTGTGgtatgaatttgaaattttattcaTTTGCCTGGACCTCAAAGTTTAAAAGTATCTATCTGTTGGAAAGTCTGTTTGGTTGATCAATGACAAACATATGTTGTATCTATTGCAAGAGCATTGTTCTCATGTCAAAATCTTGCATTACTCAGGTTGAGTATTCATGATGTTTATCAATCTTTATGCAGAAGATAACATGGTCAGCTAGGTCTTGTATTCTAAACTATATTTAGGTTATTCTTTGTACACGAGCTTGAAAATGTGAGGAGAGTGAAAGGTTTTCATACTCTTTTATTGATATGAAGTGAATCatgttgtttttaattaataggGGGAGGCACTTAGGCCATGTAAACTGTTCCTTCGTAGATTCGAACACAGTCCCTTGCTATTACAATTTACAAGGCTAGACAGTCACCATTGGattgagcttaactcaattctACAAAACTGGTTTGAAAGATGACAGATGCCTCCCACTTATATACTCATTTTCATTTCCTATCTCATCTAATGCAAGACTCGTACCTCCCCATCACGCTTAGGACTAGACATTTGAAGCGTAACATGACTGCGAGTGGCCCATCAGATCTTGGATAGACTCTGAAGGCATCATATAATGTGGATTAGGCCTAACTAAACCCTACAAATCCGACTTTTAAGGTGACCGATGTCTCCCACTTATATACATATTTCCAGACCTTATATCGTCCAATGTGAGTCTCTTAACAGATTCCATCATCATCAGCCTCTTAGTGGGAAAAGGATGAAGCCAATCTTGGATAAATGCATTGTTACTTAATTTAGTGGGAAAAGGCTTTGGTTGTTATTGTTTGAATGTATTGATGTTGAGTTTGACTCACATTCATGATAAGTAGGCAGGCGCTTGACCGCAGCATAGGGGTAAACTTGTAATATGGAATGTAGCATTTAATCACAACTTTGTACTTTGTAACCTTAAGCAATGCATAATAGAAAACAACAACGGCCACTTTGTTTTTTGTAGTCGTAGGCTCAATTGACCAAACTCTGTGATCAACTGTTTCTGTCTTTCGTGCATTTATTTATCTGTCTACTTTAGAGTCGGGTTTGCTGTTCTAGCAATTGTTAAAATAGAGTTGGGATTCTGGTTTCCTGCAAATGCAACAAAATGAGCTTAATTCTGGAACTTGTGGAATATTCTTTGAACAGGCTAATGCATATGTTTTTAGattgtgaatttgtgatgacTCAATCAATGTTCCATTAGTCCTAGTTGGTTTTGTTGTGAGTTTTAATTGCAATGCTGCAAATTCACACTACACAGTTGTAATTGTTTTACAATTTATGCATCATTTTGTTA is from Medicago truncatula cultivar Jemalong A17 chromosome 1, MtrunA17r5.0-ANR, whole genome shotgun sequence and encodes:
- the LOC25482839 gene encoding thioredoxin-like protein CITRX, chloroplastic, which codes for MALFHSYTLPHHKISTLSPFSTFSSKPLSVSPSSSAFSFSTYQHPYPLTISTDFNNRKLLCKPPKGQHIKEDYLVKKLSAEEIQELVKGDRNVPLIIDFYATWCGPCILMAQELEMLAVEYENNAIIVKVDTDDEYEFARDMQVRGLPTLLFISPDPKKDAIRTEGLIPIQMMRDIIDKEM